The following coding sequences are from one Arachis hypogaea cultivar Tifrunner chromosome 7, arahy.Tifrunner.gnm2.J5K5, whole genome shotgun sequence window:
- the LOC112703472 gene encoding tobamovirus multiplication protein 2B isoform X1 produces MERRQQNPISNDRRGRLWRSMSTAGSASAGSGTREAPAKAMVMEQISQAVQSSANLLHLMQNSSPAQAKLTKLPKNLMAKVSTMKNTEQILEQLPRVISSLDAYMDNGLQNMAHLKTVVLLMENMQSSQLSSLSNALPSQKELEQRSQTEGPG; encoded by the exons ATGGAACGACGGCAACAGAACCCAATCAGTAACGACAGAAGAGGGCGGTTGTGGCGATCGATGTCGACGGCGGGATCAGCCTCCGCCGGCAGTGGCACAAGAGAGGCTCCGGCAAAGGCTATGGTGATGGAACAGATCTCTCAGGCGGTTCAATCCTCCGCCAACCTCCTCCACCTGATGCAGAACTCTTCTCCGGCTCAG GCCAAACTCACTAAACTTCCCAAGAACCTTATGGCAAAGGTTTCTACTATGAAGAATACAGAGCAG ATTTTAGAGCAACTTCCTCGGGTGATATCATCTTTGGATGCATATATGGATAATGGATTGCAAAA CATGGCACATTTGAAGACTGTGGTTCTGTTAATGGAAAACATGCAAAGCAGCCAGCTTAGTTCACTCTCCAACGCTCTTCCTTCCCAGAAG GAACTTGAACAACGAAGCCAAACTGAAGGGCCAGGTTAA
- the LOC112703472 gene encoding tobamovirus multiplication protein 2B isoform X2, translated as MERRQQNPISNDRRGRLWRSMSTAGSASAGSGTREAPAKAMVMEQISQAVQSSANLLHLMQNSSPAQAKLTKLPKNLMAKVSTMKNTEQILEQLPRVISSLDAYMDNGLQNMAHLKTVVLLMENMQSSQLSSLSNALPSQKPN; from the exons ATGGAACGACGGCAACAGAACCCAATCAGTAACGACAGAAGAGGGCGGTTGTGGCGATCGATGTCGACGGCGGGATCAGCCTCCGCCGGCAGTGGCACAAGAGAGGCTCCGGCAAAGGCTATGGTGATGGAACAGATCTCTCAGGCGGTTCAATCCTCCGCCAACCTCCTCCACCTGATGCAGAACTCTTCTCCGGCTCAG GCCAAACTCACTAAACTTCCCAAGAACCTTATGGCAAAGGTTTCTACTATGAAGAATACAGAGCAG ATTTTAGAGCAACTTCCTCGGGTGATATCATCTTTGGATGCATATATGGATAATGGATTGCAAAA CATGGCACATTTGAAGACTGTGGTTCTGTTAATGGAAAACATGCAAAGCAGCCAGCTTAGTTCACTCTCCAACGCTCTTCCTTCCCAGAAG CCAAACTGA
- the LOC112703474 gene encoding 11-oxo-beta-amyrin 30-oxidase, which translates to MIRISSPTAICFIIVVPLVLLWAWKLLNWLWLRPKRLEKLLRAQGLQGNKYRVLVGDSMEMFNLIKEGARSQQHSTLSNDKDVAPHVFSFIHHTVQKFGKNSFVWEGTTPKVIITNPDQIKEVFNKINDFEKPMLNPLVKLLGNGLANYDGEKWQKHRKIINPAFHFEKLKVMSSTIFESCDEMVRKWDAMLSSEEKCEIDVWPFLQNLTCDVISKTAFGSSYEEGKRIFDLLREQTGLIMKLRNVYIPGWWLIPTATHKRMKEIEKDKKASLEFIINKREKAMKVGEVMNKDLLGILLESNHREIQEHGNNKVAGMTSQEVMDECNAFYLAGQETTSVLLVWTMVLLGRYPDWQARAREEVLQVFGDQTPDSEGLNRLKIMTMILYEVLRLYPPIVYFNRAVYKDVKLGDLSLPAGTQVSLPILLIHHDRDIWGDDATEFKPERFSEGVAKATKGQVSFFPFGWGPRVCIGQNFALLEAKMALSLLLQRFSFELSPSYAHAPTTVLSLNPKHGAHVILHKL; encoded by the exons ATGATAAGAATATCTTCCCCAACTGCAATATGTTTCATCATAGTGGTTCCATTGGTTCTTCTATGGGCATGGAAGCTTCTCAATTGGCTATGGCTGAGGCCAAAGAGATTGGAGAAGCTTCTAAGAGCTCAGGGACTTCAAGGCAACAAATACAGGGTTCTTGTCGGGGATTCAATGGAGATGTTCAACCTGATCAAGGAAGGTGCCAGATCTCAACAACACAGCACTCTTTCCAATGATAAAGATGTAGCACCACATGTCTTCTCTTTTATCCATCACACTGTTCAAAAATTTG GTAAGAATTCTTTTGTCTGGGAAGGTACAACACCAAAGGTCATAATCACAAATCCTGATCAAATCAAAGAAGTCTTTAACAAGATCAATGATTTTGAGAAACCCATGTTGAACCCTCTTGTCAAGTTATTGGGCAACGGACTCGCAAACTATGACGGTGAGAAATGGCAAAAACATCGAAAGATTATCAACCCCGCTTtccattttgaaaaattaaag GTAATGTCATCAACCATATTCGAATCCTGTGATGAAATGGTTAGAAAATGGGATGCGATGCTATCTTCCGAAGAAAAATGTGAAATCGACGTATGGCCATTTCTTCAAAATTTGACTTGCGATGTTATTTCCAAGACAGCATTTGGAAGCAGCTATGAAGAAGGAAAACGAATATTCGATCTTTTAAGAGAACAAACTGGACTTATTATGAAATTACGAAATGTCTATATTCCGGGATGGTG GTTGATACCAACAGCTACGCACAAGAGgatgaaagaaattgaaaaagataaaaaagctTCGCTCGAGTTTATCATCaacaaaagagagaaagcaaTGAAGGTAGGGGAAGTCATGAACAAAGACTTATTAGGCATACTTTTGGAATCAAATCATAGAGAAATACAAGAACATGGAAACAACAAAGTTGCGGGAATGACAAGCCAAGAAGTAATGGATGAGTGCAATGCATTCTACCTTGCTGGCCAAGAAACCACCTCAGTTCTTCTAGTTTGGACAATGGTACTATTGGGTAGGTATCCTGATTGGCAAGCACGTGCTAGAGAGGAAGTTTTGCAAGTTTTTGGCGATCAAACTCCGGATAGTGAAGGGTTAAATCGCCTTAAAATT ATGACAATGATTTTATACGAGGTTCTAAGGTTATACCCTCCAATTGTTTACTTCAATCGTGCTGTCTACAAAGATGTGAAACTTGGCGACCTTTCCCTTCCAGCAGGAACACAAGTTTCCTTGCCAATACTCTTGATTCATCATGATCGCGATATTTGGGGCGATGATGCAACAGAGTTCAAACCAGAAAGATTCTCTGAAGGAGTTGCAAAGGCAACAAAAGGCCAAGTTTCATTCTTTCCATTTGGATGGGGACCTAGAGTATGCATTGGGCAAAATTTTGCTTTATTGGAAGCAAAGATGGCTTTGTCATTGCTCTTACAACGTTTCTCATTTGAGCTCTCCCCATCTTATGCACATGCTCCAACTACTGTACTCAGTCTCAATCCAAAGCATGGGGCTCATGTTATCTTACATAAATTGTAG